One genomic window of Syntrophotaleaceae bacterium includes the following:
- a CDS encoding O-antigen ligase family protein, whose protein sequence is MILLMLLPASEFLGFVDPMKIAVKGIFDIHALIALIIFASILVSLHKIKIFIKSPFFIPISIFFLFWLYGVLYPWISGNSSLFFSLKSSKEFLTIFSFLAVLLFIDTRKGVELGWKYLVWLGIYYSVLEILGQVIGPVLKANMTYHMRSEEAFFWKIYAPFWPVILISLYKSYYEYAQEISRPFVKLGLSAIGLLLTFFRSYLLAAFVALPTILLICGKGISKTFVRSTLFVFAICFCLIALVFMSFTIGNDFASINKITHKFVFSAVEEITTHTGGSLIGREKVAESRERLLEKQPYFGYGFIDKDSKFGRNARKIITGDNLGFIDMGILDIPIKFGNVGFMIMVMNIILIICVLVKINKQYDNGMFKARCMALAAVSMTYLFVLPVHAPLTYSYGLLPFGISLGLIERERVFLAEERQSSQ, encoded by the coding sequence TTGATATTGCTAATGCTTCTTCCGGCATCAGAATTTTTAGGATTTGTTGACCCTATGAAGATAGCCGTTAAGGGGATATTTGACATTCATGCTCTAATAGCTTTGATAATTTTCGCATCAATCCTTGTCTCATTGCATAAAATTAAAATTTTTATAAAGTCTCCATTTTTTATTCCAATATCTATATTTTTTTTGTTTTGGTTATACGGGGTTCTTTATCCATGGATATCAGGTAATTCCTCTTTGTTTTTTTCTCTAAAGTCTTCAAAAGAGTTTTTGACAATATTTTCATTTTTAGCAGTCTTGCTTTTTATTGATACAAGAAAAGGCGTTGAATTGGGTTGGAAATACCTTGTTTGGTTAGGTATTTATTATTCAGTTTTGGAAATTCTTGGGCAAGTAATCGGACCAGTTCTTAAAGCCAACATGACATATCATATGAGAAGTGAAGAGGCGTTTTTTTGGAAAATATATGCACCTTTTTGGCCTGTAATTTTAATATCTCTTTATAAGTCTTATTATGAATACGCTCAAGAGATTTCGAGACCTTTTGTTAAATTAGGTTTGTCGGCAATCGGTCTCTTGTTGACGTTTTTTCGCTCATATCTTCTAGCGGCATTTGTGGCTTTGCCAACCATATTATTAATATGCGGAAAGGGAATTTCAAAAACTTTCGTTAGATCAACATTGTTTGTATTCGCAATCTGCTTTTGTTTAATTGCTCTTGTATTTATGTCTTTTACAATTGGCAATGATTTCGCCTCCATCAACAAAATTACTCACAAATTTGTCTTTTCCGCTGTCGAAGAAATAACGACTCATACTGGAGGAAGCCTAATTGGTCGAGAGAAAGTAGCAGAATCAAGAGAAAGATTGTTAGAAAAACAACCCTATTTTGGATACGGATTTATTGACAAGGATTCAAAGTTTGGTAGAAATGCCAGAAAAATAATTACTGGAGATAATTTAGGCTTTATTGATATGGGGATATTAGATATACCAATAAAATTTGGTAATGTTGGATTTATGATTATGGTAATGAATATTATTTTGATAATATGCGTTCTTGTAAAAATAAACAAACAATATGACAACGGGATGTTTAAAGCTAGATGTATGGCCCTTGCAGCTGTGTCAATGACTTATCTTTTCGTTTTGCCCGTGCATGCGCCCCTTACTTACAGCTATGGTTTGCTTCCATTTGGGATATCTCTCGGATTGATTGAAAGGGAAAGAGTTTTTTTGGCTGAGGAAAGGCAATCTTCTCAATGA
- a CDS encoding family 10 glycosylhydrolase translates to MRFLVQPKILLLILLPLLMAMGFGDKRSLSEDANALEDFSEPKQEINFSARKGNLQLKNASIVEDVTGKCLEFLPSSWAEYDPPIGLTTAAGTISIWVKPGWREGDSNSHTVFSSRWKDGKKGYLALSQGWWEPAGSDRLYFILSNQEHVHCSLPYKLTPGFWSNITVSWNSGPKGFCRLYIDGKKVAEKSKSFLPSSLQDGPLFLGIDKGATNSHSRGFEGCLDDLTIFDKALRDEEVANLYREQLKQPHLVENKKFKWLNDGLKLSLKQERTKDGTLIETRAIFDEDIRWAISRFETDRILARIKRARFNVYVPCVWHGKGTYFPSTIVKADPRVQRRIDAGEDPLAYLIEKSHSMGIEVHPWFTVVKRGNDSYPQFFDDGSPEKAYNVHNIEFRKFIVNLMMDLVKRYDVDGVNLDYIRTMGICTSDHCRKNYEDNLGHNFWADYALKHVSGPARDRLQRWQDTAVTHILEDFSAQTWKIKPDLIISVDGHPRPKTKTRPLEGRDETKWANSGLIDIIFAMDYRERIDFETIDLVRKDLNNKDKLIVLFGNYEKNDQLVLARSGSLVAKYAEFAKKKWPGSGVAFYLYAWLSDEQIEALRKGAFAETSIPKWPDRLKRVSNQ, encoded by the coding sequence ATGAGGTTTTTAGTTCAGCCAAAAATACTGCTCCTCATTCTTTTGCCACTGCTTATGGCAATGGGATTTGGAGATAAAAGATCTTTATCCGAAGACGCAAATGCTCTTGAAGACTTTAGTGAGCCGAAGCAGGAGATAAATTTCTCAGCCAGAAAGGGCAATTTACAATTAAAAAACGCCTCGATTGTAGAGGATGTAACTGGAAAGTGCCTTGAATTTCTACCATCGAGTTGGGCAGAGTATGATCCGCCAATAGGTTTGACTACAGCGGCAGGAACCATCTCCATCTGGGTGAAACCCGGATGGAGAGAAGGCGATAGCAATTCTCATACGGTTTTTTCCTCTAGATGGAAAGATGGTAAAAAAGGGTATCTAGCTTTATCGCAAGGATGGTGGGAGCCTGCAGGGTCAGATCGGCTTTATTTCATTCTTTCCAATCAAGAGCATGTTCATTGCTCCCTTCCCTATAAGCTGACACCAGGATTCTGGTCCAATATTACAGTGTCATGGAACAGCGGCCCCAAAGGATTTTGTCGCCTGTATATAGATGGGAAAAAAGTGGCTGAGAAAAGCAAAAGCTTTTTGCCCTCATCTTTGCAGGATGGTCCTCTATTTCTGGGGATTGATAAGGGTGCGACCAACAGCCATAGCAGAGGGTTCGAAGGCTGTCTTGATGACTTGACCATTTTTGACAAAGCTTTGAGAGACGAAGAAGTCGCCAATTTATACCGCGAACAACTTAAACAGCCTCATCTTGTTGAAAATAAAAAATTCAAATGGTTGAATGATGGGCTCAAATTGTCACTCAAGCAGGAAAGAACAAAGGATGGAACACTCATTGAGACACGAGCTATTTTTGATGAGGATATCCGGTGGGCCATATCCAGATTTGAAACAGACCGAATTCTGGCAAGAATAAAACGGGCGCGATTTAATGTGTATGTGCCCTGTGTCTGGCACGGAAAAGGGACATATTTTCCTTCCACTATTGTTAAGGCTGACCCACGTGTTCAGAGGCGGATTGATGCTGGAGAGGATCCATTAGCTTATTTAATAGAGAAATCACATTCGATGGGAATTGAAGTTCATCCTTGGTTTACTGTAGTTAAAAGAGGCAATGACTCATATCCACAGTTTTTTGATGATGGTTCTCCTGAAAAAGCATATAACGTACACAATATTGAATTTAGAAAATTCATTGTCAATTTAATGATGGATTTGGTCAAACGTTATGATGTTGACGGAGTTAATCTTGACTACATTAGAACTATGGGTATTTGCACCTCTGATCATTGTCGAAAGAACTATGAGGATAATCTAGGGCACAATTTTTGGGCAGATTATGCACTTAAACATGTGAGCGGACCTGCACGTGACCGTCTCCAAAGATGGCAGGATACGGCAGTTACGCATATATTGGAAGATTTCTCTGCACAAACCTGGAAGATCAAACCTGATTTAATCATAAGTGTGGACGGGCACCCTCGACCAAAAACAAAAACGAGGCCTCTTGAGGGAAGAGATGAAACCAAGTGGGCCAACAGTGGATTAATCGATATTATTTTCGCCATGGATTATCGTGAGCGTATTGACTTCGAAACTATCGACCTCGTGCGAAAAGATTTGAATAATAAAGACAAGCTAATTGTTCTTTTTGGAAATTACGAGAAAAATGACCAATTAGTTTTGGCTCGCTCTGGCAGTTTAGTGGCTAAATATGCGGAGTTTGCAAAGAAGAAATGGCCAGGGAGTGGTGTTGCTTTTTATCTTTATGCGTGGTTAAGCGACGAGCAGATAGAGGCCCTTCGAAAAGGTGCTTTTGCAGAAACGTCAATTCCTAAGTGGCCTGACCGATTGAAGCGAGTTTCAAACCAATGA
- the glmS gene encoding glutamine--fructose-6-phosphate transaminase (isomerizing): MCGIVGYVGGREAAPIILGGLEKLEYRGYDSAGICTINGRGAEMLRSEGKLANLARLLEATPLGGSLGIGHTRWATHGRPCEENAHPHRGGGVFVVHNGIIENHRELKENLVRLGHDFRSQTDTEVISHLINQHLKLGENFETAVRHALRELKGAYALCIVNEEDPGTLIAARQGSPLVVGLGEREFFIASDAPAILNHTREFVYLDDGEVAVFRDREVIFTDLEGRLQAKTAKHVDWSPLMAEKGGYRHFMLKEIYEQPRAVADTLAGRLCEKTGGVALDDLGLSAEQLASIERLVIVACGTSWHAALVGKFLLEKYCRIPVEVDIASEFRYRNPVIDERTLVLAISQSGETADTLAALREAREKGALAVAICNVVDSSIVRASQGVIYTHAGPEIGVASTKAFTTQLVALQLLTLAIGRAKETISCEKGLSLQASLVKLPLLLEEVLQIDGEIERIAHKYHGARDFLYLGRGTTYPIALEGALKLKEISYIHAEGYPAGEMKHGPIALIDENLPVVVLVPRSPNYEKTLGNIQEVAARSGRIIAICNRGDEGLRNLAEDVIEIPEAEQILLPVLLTIPLQLLAYHVAVLKGTDVDQPRNLAKSVTVE, translated from the coding sequence ATGTGCGGAATCGTCGGATATGTCGGAGGCAGGGAGGCGGCGCCGATCATTTTGGGCGGGCTTGAAAAGCTCGAGTACCGCGGCTACGACTCGGCCGGGATCTGCACCATCAACGGCCGCGGCGCCGAGATGCTGCGCAGCGAGGGGAAGCTGGCCAACCTGGCCCGGCTCCTGGAGGCGACGCCCCTTGGCGGCAGCCTGGGGATCGGCCACACCCGCTGGGCCACCCACGGCCGCCCCTGTGAAGAAAACGCCCATCCCCATCGCGGCGGCGGCGTGTTCGTGGTGCACAACGGCATCATCGAGAATCACCGCGAGCTCAAGGAAAACCTCGTCCGCCTGGGGCATGACTTCCGGAGCCAGACCGACACCGAAGTCATCAGCCATCTCATCAATCAGCATCTGAAGCTGGGGGAGAATTTCGAGACGGCGGTGCGTCACGCCCTGCGGGAGCTGAAAGGGGCCTACGCCCTGTGCATCGTCAACGAAGAAGACCCCGGCACGCTGATCGCCGCCCGCCAGGGTTCGCCGCTGGTGGTGGGGCTTGGCGAACGGGAGTTTTTCATCGCTTCCGACGCCCCGGCCATCCTGAACCATACCCGCGAGTTCGTCTATCTCGATGACGGCGAAGTTGCCGTGTTCCGCGACCGCGAAGTCATTTTCACCGATCTCGAAGGTCGCCTGCAGGCCAAGACGGCGAAACATGTCGACTGGTCGCCCCTGATGGCGGAAAAGGGCGGCTACCGTCATTTCATGCTCAAGGAAATCTATGAGCAGCCCCGGGCAGTGGCCGATACCCTCGCCGGGCGGCTGTGCGAAAAAACCGGCGGCGTCGCCCTTGACGACCTCGGTCTCTCCGCCGAGCAGCTGGCAAGCATCGAGAGGCTGGTGATCGTCGCCTGCGGCACCTCCTGGCACGCCGCTCTGGTCGGCAAGTTCCTCCTCGAGAAATATTGCCGGATCCCGGTGGAGGTCGACATCGCCTCCGAATTCCGCTACCGCAATCCGGTCATCGACGAGCGGACCCTGGTGCTGGCCATCTCCCAGTCCGGCGAAACCGCCGACACCCTCGCCGCTCTGCGCGAGGCCCGGGAAAAGGGAGCTCTCGCGGTCGCCATCTGCAATGTTGTCGATTCTTCCATCGTCCGCGCCTCCCAGGGGGTGATCTACACCCATGCCGGTCCCGAAATCGGCGTCGCCTCCACCAAGGCCTTCACCACCCAACTGGTGGCGCTGCAGCTGCTCACCCTGGCCATCGGCCGGGCGAAGGAGACCATCAGCTGCGAAAAGGGGCTCAGCCTGCAGGCCTCCCTGGTCAAACTGCCGCTGCTTCTCGAAGAGGTTCTGCAGATCGACGGCGAGATCGAGCGTATTGCCCACAAATACCACGGGGCCCGCGATTTTCTCTATCTGGGCCGCGGCACCACCTATCCCATCGCTCTCGAAGGGGCGCTCAAACTCAAAGAGATTTCCTACATCCACGCCGAAGGCTATCCGGCCGGCGAGATGAAGCACGGTCCCATCGCCCTGATCGACGAAAACCTGCCGGTGGTGGTGCTGGTTCCCCGCTCCCCTAACTACGAAAAGACCCTCGGCAATATCCAGGAAGTCGCCGCCCGCTCGGGCCGCATCATCGCCATCTGCAATCGGGGCGACGAGGGACTGCGCAATCTGGCGGAGGACGTGATCGAGATCCCGGAAGCGGAGCAGATCCTGCTGCCGGTACTGCTGACCATCCCCCTCCAGCTCCTCGCCTACCACGTGGCGGTCCTAAAAGGCACCGACGTCGACCAGCCGCGCAACCTGGCGAAGAGCGTGACGGTGGAGTAG
- a CDS encoding nucleotide sugar dehydrogenase: MGIHQRKVSVIGLGYVGLPVAVAFGRVGRTIGFDIDKQRIAELKAGHDRTGEATYPELAETDVIYTSAVEELHWADFHIVAVPTPVDGSKRPDLSLLLAASETVGRALKKGDIVVYESTVYPGATEEECAPVLERISGLKCGEDFTLGYSPERINPGDREHSFAKIRKVVSGQDAATLDIVARVYESVVTAGVYRASSIRVAEAAKVIENTQRDLNIALMNELAVIFDRMNIDTNEVLAAASTKWNFLPFKPGLVGGHCIGVDPYYLTHKAESLGYNPQVILAGRRINDGMGHFIAQRTIKEMIHDGHNILGSTVTVLGVTFKENCPDIRNSRVIDVIRELQDYGVGVQVHDPLADPAEVAHEYGFDLVPFEELKPASAVIVAVAHQQYVHLPPQTFRELLNGSVFVDVKGAFCPDAIREQGMRLWRL; encoded by the coding sequence ATGGGAATTCATCAACGCAAAGTTTCGGTGATCGGTCTCGGCTATGTCGGGTTGCCTGTAGCGGTGGCCTTCGGCAGGGTCGGCAGGACAATCGGGTTCGATATCGACAAGCAGCGGATCGCCGAACTCAAGGCCGGCCACGACCGCACCGGGGAGGCCACCTATCCGGAACTCGCCGAAACGGATGTGATCTACACCAGCGCCGTCGAGGAGCTGCATTGGGCCGATTTTCACATCGTCGCCGTGCCGACGCCGGTCGACGGGTCGAAGCGGCCTGATCTGTCCCTGCTGCTGGCCGCCTCCGAAACGGTGGGCCGGGCCCTGAAGAAGGGCGACATCGTGGTCTACGAATCGACGGTCTATCCCGGGGCCACCGAAGAGGAATGCGCCCCGGTCCTGGAGAGGATATCGGGACTGAAATGCGGGGAGGACTTCACCCTGGGCTACAGCCCGGAACGGATCAACCCGGGGGACCGGGAGCACAGCTTCGCCAAGATCCGCAAGGTCGTTTCCGGCCAGGATGCGGCGACCCTCGACATCGTCGCCCGGGTCTACGAATCGGTGGTGACCGCCGGTGTCTACCGGGCTTCTTCGATCAGGGTGGCTGAAGCGGCAAAGGTCATCGAAAACACCCAGCGGGATCTCAACATCGCACTGATGAACGAGCTGGCAGTCATCTTCGACCGCATGAACATCGACACCAACGAGGTGCTGGCCGCGGCATCCACCAAGTGGAACTTCCTCCCTTTCAAACCCGGCCTGGTCGGCGGCCACTGCATCGGCGTCGATCCCTACTACCTCACTCACAAGGCGGAAAGCCTCGGCTACAATCCGCAGGTCATCCTCGCCGGGCGGCGCATCAACGACGGCATGGGTCATTTCATTGCCCAGCGGACCATCAAGGAGATGATCCACGACGGTCACAACATCCTCGGATCGACCGTTACCGTGCTCGGCGTCACCTTCAAGGAGAACTGCCCGGACATCCGCAATTCGCGGGTCATCGACGTCATCCGCGAACTGCAGGACTACGGGGTCGGCGTGCAGGTCCACGATCCCCTGGCCGACCCGGCGGAAGTGGCCCATGAATACGGCTTCGACTTGGTCCCCTTTGAGGAACTCAAGCCCGCCTCGGCCGTCATCGTCGCCGTGGCCCACCAGCAGTACGTCCATCTGCCCCCCCAGACCTTCCGCGAGCTGTTGAACGGCTCGGTGTTCGTGGACGTCAAGGGCGCCTTCTGCCCCGACGCTATCCGGGAGCAGGGGATGCGGTTGTGGAGATTGTGA
- a CDS encoding thioredoxin domain-containing protein: MHRIEVLLPSLDTRRLISLALLVVGFGTIILYLNCSDSCAGVSGTLAGLDLNLIGIFYLGALTFCILRDWHLPAWWMLASGVGAEVFLIGYQVRTGDYCPFCLTFGGVVIGLFLVNFQAKRFRSLAVAVPLGFLFLLLSFAAAPVVSYGESPSALPVFGTGPTEIRLYTDYFCGPCGRLEPELEEGLVALVESGRAKVVFIDVPMHRPTPLYATCFLAMLKPGVGIREALLDRNLLFAAAKEDLTTPATLQAFLRKMGSDAVCPEQPADFSFYNQLLTEDGIRSTPTLVVYQKGSSETHKGYGNVLKEIERLSKEAEKKSRNS; this comes from the coding sequence ATGCATCGCATCGAAGTATTGCTGCCGTCGCTGGACACCAGGCGTCTGATCAGCCTGGCGTTGCTGGTGGTGGGTTTCGGAACGATCATCCTGTACCTGAACTGTTCCGATTCCTGTGCCGGGGTCAGCGGTACCCTGGCCGGGCTTGACCTGAACCTGATCGGCATCTTCTACCTGGGCGCCCTCACCTTCTGCATTCTCCGGGATTGGCATCTGCCGGCCTGGTGGATGCTGGCGAGCGGGGTCGGGGCGGAGGTTTTTCTGATCGGCTACCAGGTGCGCACCGGTGATTACTGCCCCTTCTGCCTGACGTTCGGCGGGGTTGTGATCGGCTTGTTTCTGGTCAATTTCCAGGCCAAACGTTTCCGGTCGCTGGCGGTGGCCGTGCCTCTCGGTTTTCTGTTCCTGCTGCTCTCCTTCGCCGCGGCCCCGGTGGTCAGCTATGGGGAGTCGCCCTCCGCGCTGCCCGTTTTCGGCACCGGCCCCACCGAGATCCGCCTCTACACCGATTACTTCTGCGGCCCCTGCGGAAGGCTAGAACCGGAGCTGGAAGAGGGTCTCGTCGCCCTGGTCGAAAGCGGCCGGGCAAAGGTCGTTTTCATCGATGTCCCCATGCACCGGCCGACGCCGCTCTATGCCACCTGCTTTCTCGCCATGCTGAAGCCCGGGGTCGGCATCCGCGAAGCGCTCCTCGACCGGAATCTGCTGTTTGCCGCAGCCAAAGAGGATCTGACGACCCCCGCCACCCTTCAGGCCTTTCTGAGGAAGATGGGCAGCGACGCGGTCTGCCCCGAGCAGCCCGCCGATTTCAGCTTCTACAACCAGCTTTTGACCGAGGACGGAATCCGCAGCACCCCCACCCTCGTGGTTTATCAGAAGGGCAGCAGCGAAACCCACAAGGGGTACGGCAATGTTCTGAAGGAGATCGAGCGGCTTTCGAAAGAGGCAGAGAAGAAAAGCCGTAATTCGTAA
- a CDS encoding peptidylprolyl isomerase, with protein sequence MLFRYPLVFTLLGCILLLSVSPLFAGEQNPERVIARVNDVPITAGELEWQWRRQLRQAAPGGLVTVAPPVGREDLLESLIRREILYQEAVNAGWKPNGPAAMKKLAALKSQFRSEAAFSRELQELGVNEMQLLKELTRSEMIRDFLDVRFIRAQKVTEEEAQAWYREHAGSLGSPDKVCAAHILKAVADEEGQSGQQRVRREIGELRKRFLAGEDFAELARKHSDCPSREQGGDLGCFTFVEMVRPFSEVAFALAAGEISEPVVTDDGVHLILVREHQVAELPAFDNLRSRALQEVRAAKAGPQIKEFLDSRRAAARVEIIP encoded by the coding sequence ATGCTATTTCGATATCCCCTTGTTTTCACCTTGCTTGGTTGCATCCTCCTTTTAAGTGTCTCCCCGCTTTTTGCCGGCGAACAGAATCCGGAGCGGGTCATTGCGCGGGTGAATGATGTCCCGATCACCGCCGGGGAGCTGGAATGGCAGTGGCGGCGTCAACTGCGCCAGGCGGCTCCCGGCGGATTGGTGACGGTTGCCCCGCCGGTCGGTCGCGAGGATCTTCTGGAAAGCCTGATCCGGCGGGAAATTCTCTATCAGGAAGCGGTGAACGCCGGCTGGAAGCCGAACGGACCCGCGGCCATGAAAAAGCTCGCCGCCCTGAAATCGCAATTCCGCAGCGAAGCGGCCTTTTCCCGTGAACTGCAGGAACTCGGCGTCAACGAAATGCAGCTGCTCAAAGAGCTGACAAGAAGTGAAATGATCCGCGATTTTCTCGATGTCAGGTTCATTCGCGCTCAGAAAGTCACCGAAGAGGAAGCCCAGGCCTGGTATCGGGAGCATGCCGGCAGTCTCGGCAGCCCTGACAAGGTTTGTGCGGCCCACATCCTGAAAGCGGTTGCCGACGAGGAGGGCCAGTCGGGACAGCAGCGCGTCCGCCGGGAGATCGGGGAACTTCGGAAGCGGTTCCTGGCCGGGGAGGATTTCGCCGAGCTGGCCCGAAAACACTCCGACTGCCCCAGCAGGGAGCAGGGCGGGGATCTCGGCTGCTTCACCTTCGTCGAAATGGTGCGCCCCTTTTCCGAGGTGGCCTTTGCCCTGGCGGCGGGTGAGATCAGCGAACCGGTTGTGACCGATGACGGCGTCCATCTCATCCTCGTCCGGGAACATCAGGTGGCCGAGCTTCCTGCTTTCGACAATCTCAGATCCAGGGCCCTGCAGGAAGTGCGGGCAGCCAAGGCCGGGCCACAGATCAAGGAATTCCTTGACTCCCGCCGAGCCGCCGCAAGGGTTGAAATAATTCCTTGA
- a CDS encoding putative porin: MLQPFALFLSGLLMIGCFLLAPMHSSAAVSGGGGNVDLSALIDLLREKGVLSADEAVMLQKRSVVEVPAAEIREERAPVRAVESADGSVRLTSSPAPATQAAPAQPAIKLPDWLNRIKIGGDIRLRYQGDYFDEGNFESFPDPNDLDSIINTTEDRQRFRYRARISLAAQVTDELKAAFRLATGNDDDPISTNDTLGDTFNKDSVLFDQAYLEWRPIPLLSVTGGRIPNPWFSTDLIWDKDLNFEGLALTYRQQYLDWLGAFATVGAFPIQEIERSEKDKWLYGGQVGINVGRHDLVRFNMAAAYYHFTHTEGRQQTDPLGGDTSLEEDASPRSLQLDNTPILNLGGDSIVGLAADFHELDILATLDIALWDPIHLVFLGEYVKNIGYDKEEVDERSGFEFFEGDQDMGYMFGAAIGHEKVDDLGRWNVYGYYRYIEADAVLSSFTDSDFHLGGTNSKGWVAGAEFGLMKNTWLSAKWQSSDEIEREQLGVDTLQVDLNAKF; encoded by the coding sequence ATGCTGCAGCCATTTGCGCTGTTTTTAAGCGGGCTTTTGATGATCGGATGTTTTCTGTTGGCACCCATGCATTCCTCTGCCGCGGTTTCCGGCGGTGGCGGCAATGTCGATCTGTCCGCCCTGATCGATCTGTTGCGGGAGAAGGGGGTGCTGAGCGCGGACGAGGCCGTAATGCTGCAGAAGCGGTCTGTGGTTGAGGTGCCTGCAGCCGAAATCCGGGAGGAAAGGGCTCCGGTGAGAGCGGTCGAAAGTGCGGACGGTTCAGTCCGGCTGACCTCCTCGCCCGCCCCTGCCACCCAGGCTGCACCCGCGCAGCCGGCCATCAAACTGCCCGATTGGCTGAATCGGATCAAGATCGGCGGCGACATCCGCCTGCGGTATCAGGGTGATTATTTTGATGAGGGGAATTTCGAATCTTTTCCGGATCCCAATGATCTTGACTCCATTATCAACACCACCGAGGATCGTCAGCGTTTCCGCTACCGTGCCCGCATCTCTCTGGCCGCGCAGGTCACCGACGAACTCAAGGCGGCCTTTCGCCTGGCGACCGGCAACGACGATGATCCAATCTCCACCAACGACACGCTTGGCGATACCTTCAACAAGGACAGCGTGCTTTTCGACCAAGCCTATCTGGAGTGGCGGCCGATCCCGCTGCTGTCCGTCACCGGCGGCCGTATCCCCAACCCCTGGTTCTCTACCGACCTAATCTGGGACAAGGACCTGAACTTCGAGGGACTGGCCCTTACCTACCGCCAGCAGTACCTCGACTGGCTTGGAGCCTTCGCCACGGTCGGTGCCTTCCCCATTCAGGAGATCGAGCGGTCTGAAAAGGATAAATGGCTCTATGGCGGGCAGGTCGGAATCAACGTTGGCCGCCATGACCTGGTCCGTTTCAACATGGCCGCCGCCTACTACCATTTCACCCACACCGAGGGGCGGCAGCAGACGGACCCCCTTGGAGGGGATACTTCTCTCGAGGAGGATGCCTCCCCCAGGTCCCTGCAACTTGACAATACCCCGATTCTGAACCTCGGCGGGGACAGCATCGTCGGCCTTGCCGCCGATTTCCATGAACTCGACATCCTCGCCACCCTCGACATCGCTTTATGGGATCCCATCCATCTGGTGTTTCTCGGCGAGTATGTCAAGAATATCGGCTATGACAAAGAGGAGGTGGATGAACGGAGCGGCTTCGAATTCTTCGAAGGCGACCAGGATATGGGCTATATGTTCGGTGCCGCCATCGGCCACGAAAAGGTCGACGATTTGGGACGCTGGAACGTTTACGGCTACTATCGATACATCGAGGCCGACGCAGTACTCAGTTCCTTCACCGATTCCGACTTCCACCTCGGCGGCACCAACTCCAAGGGCTGGGTGGCCGGCGCAGAATTCGGTCTGATGAAGAATACCTGGCTCAGCGCCAAGTGGCAGTCATCCGACGAGATCGAGCGGGAACAGCTCGGCGTCGACACCCTGCAGGTGGATCTGAATGCGAAGTTTTAA